Proteins encoded by one window of Haematobia irritans isolate KBUSLIRL chromosome 2, ASM5000362v1, whole genome shotgun sequence:
- the Arpc2 gene encoding actin-related protein 2/3 complex, subunit 2, giving the protein MILLEINNRIVEETLLVKFRNALAGLKPESIDIKIADFDGVLFHISNINGDKTKVRTSISLKFYQQLQEHGADELLKREYGSLLTETEDGYNVSVLINLEDIPSDWEQIAKKIGLLKRNCFASVFEKYFDFQEQGEEGQKRAVINYRNDETLYVEAKADRVTVVFSTIFRDEDDVVIGKVFMQELREGRRASHTAPQVLFSHREPPLELANTEAKVGDNIGYVTFVLFPRHTNKETRDNTINLIHMFRDYLHYHIKCSKAYIHSRMRAKTSDFLKVLNRARPEAKTLEKKTITGRTFIRKE; this is encoded by the exons ctTAAAACCAGAATCAATAGACATTAAAATAGCAGATTTTGATGGTGTTTTATTCCACATATCCAATATAAATGGCGATAAGACTAAAGTTCGA ACaagcatttctttaaaattttatcaacaattgcAAGAACATGGTGCCGACGAATTGCTCAAGCGTGAATATGGCAGTTTGTTAACTGAAACGGAAGATG GCTACAATGTATCCGTACTTATTAATTTAGAAGATATACCCTCGGATTGGGAACAAATAGCCAAAAAGATTGGCTTGCTGAAACGTAATTGCTTTGCGTCCGTctttgagaaatattttgattttcagGAACAAGGAGAAGAAGGACAAAAACGTGCTGTTATCAATTATAGAAACGACGAGACTCT tTATGTTGAAGCCAAAGCGGATCGTGTTACTGTTGTTTTTAGTACCATATTCCGTGATGAAGATGATGTTGTTATAGGTAAAGTTTTTATGCAGGAATTACGTGAAGGTCGCCGAGCATCGCATACTGCACCACAAGTGCTTTTTTCGCATCGTGAACCACCATTGGAATTGGCCAATACGGAGGCTAAAGTCGGCGACAATATTGGTTATGTTACATTTG TGCTCTTTCCACGTCATACTAATAAGGAAACTAGAGATAATACCATTAATTTAATACATATGTTCCGAGATTATTTACATTACCACATTAAG TGTTCAAAGGCTTATATACACTCAAGAATGCGTGCAAAAACTTCAGACTTCTTGAAAGTTCTAAATCGTGCAAGGCCCGAAGCTAAAACTCTGGAGAAAAAGACCATAAC GGGGAGAACATTTATACGCAAAGAATGA